One segment of Ornithodoros turicata isolate Travis unplaced genomic scaffold, ASM3712646v1 Chromosome140, whole genome shotgun sequence DNA contains the following:
- the LOC135372399 gene encoding uncharacterized protein LOC135372399 translates to MTGPVTVQGRLLLRELTSCAIDCDAPLVLGDEWQTWKDSLRALQRLEIPRRYVAESVTNDRRREICVSSDASEKIIAAVAYIRVTDSKGTPHVGFVFGKAKLAPRPEQTIPRLELCSAVLAIEIAELVVNEIDVRIEDVRYYTDSKVALGYIWNQSRRFYVCQQTRQQNKEIHETRTVALRPD, encoded by the coding sequence ATGACAGGTCCGGTAACCGTACAGGGCAGACTCCTGCTTAGGGAGCTAACTTCATGCGCTATAGATTGTGATGCCCCTCTCGTACTGGGCGACGAATGGCAAACATGGAAGGACTCGCTGCGCGCCCTTCAGCGACTCGAGATACCACGCCGGTACGTTGCTGAATCCGTCACCAATGATCGTCGACGAGAGATTTGTGTGTCCTCCGACGCTTCAGAGAAGATAATAGCCGCTGTGGCCTACATCAGGGTTACAGATTCCAAGGGGACGCCTCACGTGGGGTTTGTGTTCGGCAAAGCCAAGCTGGCACCGCGGCCTGAACAAACCATCCCGAGGCTGGAGCTATGTTCCGCTGTGCTTGCCATCGAAATCGCTGAGCTGGTGGTCAACGAAATCGATGTTCGCATCGAAGACGTCAGGTACTATACAGACAGCAAGGTCGCGCTTGGGTACATCTGGAACCAGTCGAGGCGCTTCTACGTCTGTCAGCAAACGCGTCAACAAAATAAGGAGATCCACGAAACCCGAACAGTGGCACTACGTCCCGACTGA
- the LOC135372400 gene encoding uncharacterized protein K02A2.6-like yields the protein MDIAQYTLLRQEELFVKLNGGVILSKLDLSEAYLQMELDDNAKEVLVINTLKGLSQFHRMSFSIASAPTIFKRVMEQVTAGLDYVACYLDDIVVTGTTFGHHLSNLENVFQGLSDFGFTLNKEKCAFFGTEVEYLGQIVSKGGVRPSPEEKSAILDMPEPTNVPELR from the coding sequence ATGGACATCGCTCAATATACTCTTCTTCGTCAAGAGGAGTTGTTTGTCAAACTAAATGGAGGAGTTATTTTATCAAAGCTTGATCTATCCGAAGCTTATCTGCAGATGGAGCTGGACGATAATGCAAAGGAAGTGCTCGTCATCAACACGCTCAAGGGTCTATCCCAGTTCCATAGGATGTCTTTTAGTATAGCGTCGGCACCCACTATTTTCAAAAGAGTAATGGAGCAAGTGACTGCTGGGTTGGACTACGTAGCATGCTATTTGGACGACATCGTCGTTACCGGCACTACGTTTGGACATCATCTGTCCAACCTGGAGAACGTGTTCCAGGGCCTCAGTGACTTTGGTTTCACACTAAACAAAGAAAAGTGTGCGTTTTTCGGGACCGAGGTCGAGTACTTGGGACAGATCGTCTCGAAGGGAGGTGTTCGACCCTCACCAGAAGAAAAATCTGCCATACTGGATATGCCCGAACCAACTAACGTGCCAGAACTCCGATGA